A genomic stretch from Hoplias malabaricus isolate fHopMal1 chromosome 4, fHopMal1.hap1, whole genome shotgun sequence includes:
- the LOC136693778 gene encoding zinc finger protein 420-like isoform X1 gives MLKSGGITCEDMEGRSFSSQEASLATPQTRTPGRKSKTSKHKWKTCDCAECGTSFTKPSNLKTHQCIHTGEKPYHCSECGKSFNHQNSLLKQRIHTGKKLYHCSEWGKSFTEQGHLQKHQRIHTGEKPYHCSECGKSFTQQGYLQIHQRIHTGEKPYQCSECGKTFNHRHSLLTHKRIHTGEKPYHCPECGKSFTVRGGLKNHQRIHTGEKPYHCSECGKGFTRQSHLQRHQRIHTGEKPYHCSECGKSFTRQSDLQIHQRIHTGEKPYHCSECGKSFTQQKRLQIHQRIHTGEKPYHCSECGKSFTEQGNLQIHQRIHTGEKPYQCSECGKSFTQQSSLQRHQRIHTGEKPYHCSECGKSFNELGHLQRHQRIHTGEKPYYCSECGKSFTQQNRLQIHQRIHTGEKPYHCSECGKSFNELGRLQRHQRIHTGEKPYHCSECGKSFNELGRLQRHQRIHTGEKLYYCSECGKSFTQQNHLQTHQRIHTREKPYHCSECGKSFTDLRSVQKHHCLHPEAVELNEKLSSKILI, from the coding sequence ATGTTGAAATCAGGAGGGATTACATGTGAGGATATGGAAGGCAGAAGCTTCAGTTCTCAGGAAGCGTCCTTGGCTACTCCCCAGACTCGCACACCTGGCAGAAAATCTAagacaagtaaacacaaatggAAAACTTGTGATTGTGCAGAATGTGGGACGAGTTTTACTAAACCAAgtaatctcaaaacacaccagtgcattcacacaggagagaaaccatatcactgttcagagtgtgggaagagttttaatcacCAGAATAGTCTTCTAAaacagcgcattcacacaggaaagaaactgtatcactgttcagagtgggggaagagttttactgaacagggtcatctccaaaaacaccagcgcattcacacaggagagaaaccgtatcactgttcagagtgtgggaagagttttactcaacagggttATCTCCAAAtacatcagcgcattcacacaggagagaaaccgtatcagtgttcagagtgtgggaagactTTTAATCACCGGCATAGTCTTCTAACACACaagcgcattcacactggagagaaaccatatcactgtccagagtgtgggaagagttttactgtacggGGTGGTCTCAAAAaccaccagcgcattcacacaggagagaaaccgtatcactgttcagagtgtgggaagggtTTTACTCGCCAGagtcatctccaaagacaccagcgcattcacacaggagagaaaccgtatcactgttcagagtgtgggaagagttttactcgcCAGAGTGATCtccaaatacaccagcgcattcacacaggagagaagccgtatcactgttcagagtgtgggaagagttttactcagcaGAAGCGTCtccaaatacaccagcgcattcacacaggagagaaaccgtatcactgttcagagtgtgggaagagctttactgaacagggtaatctccaaatacaccagcgcattcacacaggagagaaaccgtatcaatgttcagagtgtgggaagagttttactcagcagagtagtctccaaagacaccagcgtatccacacaggagagaaaccgtatcactgttcagagtgtgggaagagtttcaaTGAACTGGGTCATCtgcaaagacaccagcgcattcacacaggagagaaaccgtattactgttcagagtgtgggaagagttttactcagcaGAATCGTCtccaaatacaccagcgcattcacacaggagagaaaccgtatcactgttcagagtgtgggaagagtttcaaTGAACTGGGTCGTCtgcaaagacaccagcgcattcacacaggagagaaaccgtatcactgttcagagtgtgggaagagtttcaaTGAACTGGGTCGTCtgcaaagacaccagcgcattcacacaggagagaaactgtattactgttcagagtgtgggaagagttttactcagcagaatcatctccaaacacaccagcgcattcacacaagagagaaaccgtatcactgttcagagtgtgggaagagttttactgatcTGCGTTCTGTCCAGAAACATCACTGCCTTCACCCAGAAGCAGTAGAACTAAATGAAAAATTATCGTCAAAGATTTTGATTTAA